From the genome of candidate division TA06 bacterium:
CGATTTTGCTTCATTGACCGCGTATGTGGTCAAGGTGACCACGGCTCAGGATACCGCCGGTAATGGCCTGACCGGCCGGGACACCATCAGGTTTACCACTTTGGATGCCAGCCTTCCCTACATCGTTTCCAACACGCCTGCCGACGGCGTCACCGGTGTAGCCTTGAATGCTGCGGTTTCCATCACCTTCTCGGAGCCTATTAAGAAGAGCGCCTTTGCCTATACCTTCACGCCAGATCCCGGCGGTAGAAGTGAGTCTTGGAATGTTGATTCCACCCAGGTAACCATCAACCATACCGATTTTGCTTCATTGACCGCTTATGTAGTCAAGGTTACCACGGCTCAGGATACCGCCGGCAATGGCCTGACCGGGCGGGACACCATCAGGTTTACCACTTTGGATGCCAGCCTTCCCTACATCGTTTCTAACAGTCCAGCCGACGGCGCCACCGGTGTGGCCTTAAATGCTGCGGTGTCTATCACGTTCTCAGAGCCCATTGAGACAACCACTTTTGCCTATACCTTCATGCCCGACCCCGGCGGTAGAAGTGAAACTTGGAACGTCGATTCCACCCAGGTAACCATCAATCACACTGATTTTGTTTCATTGACGGCTTATGTGGTCAAGGTTACCACGGCCCAGGACGTGGCGGGAAACGGCCTGACCGGGCGGGACAGCCTTAAGTTTACCACGTTGGACGCCACGCCGCCTTACATCGTTTCCACCAGCCCGGCCGACGGCGCTATCAATGTGGCCTTGAATGCCCCAGTTCTCATTGTATTCTCTGAACCCATGGATACAGCCAGTCTTGCTTTCAGCTGCCCCGGGGTGATATGGAATGACACGGTTTGGGGCGTAACCCTTGATACCGTTGCCTTAAGTCATACCGACTTCAGCGCCACCACGGCCTATACATTTACGGTAACTTCGGCCATGGATGAGGCAGGCAACGACCTTGCCGGCTCAAATTCATTTAGCTTCAACACGGTCCTTGGCGTGACCGGCATTCCTGATGGCGAACGCACGCCGTTCTTCTTGGCCAATGCAAATCCCAACCCGGTAGCCGGAGGCAACGCCCGGTTCGAGTTCGGGATACCCGCAGCCGGCCAGGTTTCGCTGGAAATATTCAACGTGATCGGCCAGAAAATAAAGACGCTGGTCAACGGCAAGCTCGGCGCCGGGCGTCATGCCATCATGTGGAACGGGCGTTACGACAACGGACGCCGCGTGCCTTCGGGCGTGTTTATCTACCGCCTGTCGGCCGACGGAAAAACGGCCGCTAAAAAGCTCACCATCATCAGGTAGCGGCGCTCTCAGGCATAGCTGACCCTCCTTTGGCGGGAAGGAGACAGAAGATTTGCATCCGCGCCCGACGCAGGCCGAGGGCTTTTCGTCGATCCGGAAGTTGGGGGCCGTCCGGCAATAATCACGCGGCATACTTTTCCTGAAGGATAATAAAAATGGGGGCGGGTGGCAAACACCGCCCCCATTTTTTTCACGGAATTGTTCGCGTGTCGCTCGGCGAATTCATTAAACTCTGACGGGCCTTTTTGCTTGACTTATATGCTTAAAGTTTGGTAAATTTAGAATCCGATACCAACCACGGAAACACGGAAGTACTGAAACACGGAATTATTGACCAAAAAATAACAAAGTTGTACTAATTCTTTCAGTGTATTCAGGGTCTCTTCGGCAAAAAGAAATTGGTGTTTGCCACAGGACTAAACATACGGAGGACATATGAAATTAGACTGGGTTTACATTTCGGAAATCGGAAAACATTTGGGTCAGAAAGTGACCGTCAAGGGCTGGCTATACAACAAGCGCTCTTCGGGCAAGATTCACTTCCTGCAGATCCGGGACGGCTCGGGCGTGATCCAGGGAGTGATGGTCAGGAACGAAGTGGACGAAAAAACCTTTGAGCTGGGCGATAAGGTAACCCAGGAATCGTCCATCATCGTCAAGGGGATGGTCAAGGAGGACAAGCGGTCGCCCTCGGGTTACGAGCTGGGGGTCACCGATCTCAAGATAATCCAGCTGGCCCAGGATTACCCCATCACACCCAAGGAACACGGCCCGGCTTTTCTGATGGAGCACCGCCACCTGTGGATGCGCTCGTCCAAGCAACACGCGACTCTCCGCGTCCGCGACACTATTGAACAGGCCATCCACGGCTATCTCCACAAGGAAGGTTTCATCCACACTCCGGCTCCGATCCTGACCCCCACCTCCTGCGAGGGCACCACTACTTTGTTTCAGACCGATTATTTCGGCGAGCCGGCCTTTCTTTCCCAGTCCGGCCAGATGTATATAGAGGCTACGGCCGCGGCCTTCGGCCGGGTCTACACCTTCACCCCGGCCTTCCGGGCGGAAAAGTCCAAGACCCGGCGGCACCTGACCGAGCTGTGGATGATGGACGCCGAGGCCAGTTACTTCGAACACGCCGAGAACATGCAGTGCCAGGAGGGAATGATCTGTTTCATCGTCGAGAAGGTTTTGAACGATTGTCAAAGCGAACTGAAAACCCTGGAGCGCGATACTGCGCCGCTGGAGAAAATCAAGGCCCCGTTCCCGGTGATCTCATATAAAGAGGCCGTCAAATTATGCAACGAAGCCGGCGTGCCCATAAAATACGGCGAGGATTTCGGGGCCCCGCACGACACCGCCATCGCCGGCAGTTTCGACCGGCCGGTGTTCGTGGACCGCTTTCCGGCCGGCATCAAATCGTTCTACATGCAGCCGGATCCGGAAGATTTCTCGGTAGTGCTGGGCTCCGACCTCTACGCCCCGGAAGGCTACGGCGAGATCATCGGCGGCAGCCAGCGCATCCACGACCTGGACCTTCTCTTAAAAAAGATGGAGGAGCACAAGGTTCCCTACGAACCCTACAAGTGGTACGTGGATTTAAGGCGTTACGGCAGCGTGCCGCACTCCGGTTTTGGGATCGGGATAGAGCGGACGGTGTGCTGGATCTGCGGACTGCAGCACATCCGCGAGGCCATACCCTTTGCCCGGATGCTGGAGAAGATATATCCGTGAATATAATTTCAGGCGCAAATAATATAGGGACATAGCAGGTCATGTCCCTACGGTTTTAATGCATGAAGGATGCCCGTCAACACATAAAAAGCAGCGGGACTGAACCCGGCCGGCGCACCGGTGTCCTGCTGGCCAGGGCGCTTCAGGGAAGGGCCGTGGTCAATAACAACATCGGCCGCAACGACCGGGCCGTATCCGATCTTGAACGCTGCCGGCGGCTGTCAGTTGCCATGGGCGACGGCAAGCTGCTGGCCGACAGCCTGCTGCAGATGAGCGAGGTGCAAATTTCGCTGAGCCAATACGACCTGGCCAAGGCCGGGGCCAGGGAAGCTTTGGACATCTACCGGAAGAACGGCGACCGCAGCGGTCAGGCCGGCAGCCTGAACAACATCGGCCTGGTCTGCGACGGGTTGGGGAACTATCCCGGAGCCAGGGACTGTTTCAGGGAATCGCTGGCCATTCACCGGGAGGCGGGTAACCGGGACCGGCCAGGCAATGAGCCTGAACAACCTGGGCTCAATCGCCTACCGGCTGGGCGAGTACAAGGAGGCCATGTCCGATTTCCGGGAATCGGTGTCCCTCTATACGAAGATCGGCGACCGCTACGGCCAGGGGATGAGCACCAACAACATCGCCAGCCTGCATCAAATACTGGGCGAGTATCCGGAAGCCCTAAAATCCTACCAGCAATCGCAGGCACATTTCCAGGAGATCGGCGACCGCCAGAGCATGGGAATGTCCTTTAGCAACACCGGAAGCCTGCTGCTTAACCTGGGAGAGTATGACCGGGCGGCCGAATGTTTCGCCTCTTCGTTGGAGATCAGGAACCAGGTCGGCGATGTGTTCGGCCAGGCCACCAGCCATTACAACATTGGCACTCTTAAAATAATACACGGCCTCTTTGAAGACGCATTGAGGTCCTTCCAGCAAGCGCTGGAATTGTGCGAGAAAATAGGGGATCGCTACGCGTTGTCCGGCAACCTGATCGGAATCGGGCGGGTGCATCTGGCCCGGCGCGAGTGGGATAAAGCCCAAACAGCCATGCTTCATGCAGAAACGACGGCCGTGGCGATCAATTACCGCGAGGCCCTGCGCAAGGCCGCACTGGGGCTGTCCGAAGCAGCCATGGGGAAGCACGATCCGGGAACAGCCGAAGTAAAACTGCAGGAGGCGAAAGACCTGGCCCTGGCCATTGGTACCAAGACGGGACTGGCGGAGTGCGACATGGTACAGGGCAAATTACTGGCGTATCGGGCCGCGGGACTCCCGGCCGGGGGTACAGCAGACGATCAGGTGGAGGCGGTGCGGAGCGCCCTTGATAGTTTTGAATCCGCAATGCGCAGGTATGAGGAGATCGGGCAAAGGCTGTCGGTGGCCAATGCCTGCGAGGAGATTGCGAACATGATGGAATTCGTTCTAGCCAGCACTTCCACCGGAGATGGAGTTGGTAAAGACTCTCGATGGTGGAGGGATAGGGCCAACGCCATCTTTTGCGCACTAGGGCTACGCCATCGTATATATGAGAACAACACGCAGTTTGATGAATAAAATAAGTCCAGATAAACAAAAAATCATTCGGCTGGTCCTGCTGCCGGCCATTGTGCTGCTGACCTTCATAAGCTGCGATCCCAGGCCCCAGGGCAGGCCCTATTCCGGGAAAATAGAGATAAATCTGGAACCGGAACAGTATCCCGCCGAAGACATTCCGGAATTTGTATTTCAGCCCAACCGCGCCAAATATCTGATTGCGCCCCGGGCCGAGTACTATCTAATCGGAGTGGTGCTGGGCAAGGAAAGATACCGTTACGACCGGGGAGCCGACATCGCCCCCTACGACCTGGCCATCGCCTGGAACAAACTGGTCCTGACAAAATTATACAAACAGCTTAAGTGGTCGCAGTCCGGGCGCTGGTATCATTGGCGGTATGACGAGGATTTTCCGTTCGACAATGATTTCGTGGCCCGTTATTCCTCCAACAACCACATCATCCCGGCCAACCCCAATATCCGGGCGGCCCTGGGGCTGGTCCGGAAAGGCGAAAACATAGGCCTCTTCGGTTACCTGGTCAATGTCAGCCAGACGGAGGGCGAGCCGGAATTCACCTGGAACACTTCGCTCAGCCGGGAGGACGAGGCCGGAGGCTCCTGCGAGGTATTCTATGTGACGGAGATCAGATACAAGGGGATGAGTTACAAATAGAATATTGTTGCAAAACAGTAGGGACATAGCGTGCTATGTCCCTACCTGTATTTTTCCTTGATATCCTTTATTTTTTGGTGTATCATTATTCTTTTAAATTAGCAGGAATAGAATTATGAGCGAAAAGATCACCACCCGGACCCTTCTTAAAATGAAGCAAAGGGGTGAAAAGATAGCCAGCTTAACGGCCTACGATTACCTGACCGCCCGGCTGCTGGACGAGTGCGGAATAGACCTGATTCTGGTGGGCGATTCGGCGGCCATGGTCTTTGCCGGCTACGAGAACACACTGCCGATTACCATGGACAACATGATCTACCATACGGCGGCGGTCAAGCGCGGGGTCAAGCGGGCCATGGTGGTGGCCGATATGCCGTTCCTTTCCTACCAGACCTCCCTAGCCGACGCGGCTTACAACGCCGGGCGGTTCCTCAAGGAATCCGGGGCCGAGGCGGTCAAGCTGGAAGGCGGCCGGGCGGCGGCGCCCATCGTCAAGAACCTGGTGGAGCGCGGCATCCCGGTGATGGGGCATCTGGGGCTGACGCCCCAATCCATCCACAAGTTCGGGGGCTACCAGTTGCAGGCCAAGGACAAGGAATCGGCCGAGCGCCTGATGGCGGCGGCCAAGGCCCTGGAGAACGCCGGCTGTTTCGCCATCGTGCTGGAGAAGATCCCGCACCAGGTGGCCCAGCGGGTCAGCCAGGAACTGACCATACCCATCATCGGCATCGGGGCCGGGCCCCACTGCGACGGACAGATCCTGGTGGTGGACGACATGGACGGAAGGTTTGAGGATTTCGTGCCCAAGTTCGTGCGGCAGTACGCCAACCTCGCCAAAGACATGCGCCAGGCCTTCAAGGGGTACATCGGAGACGTCAAGAGCAAGAGCTTCCCTAACATGGACGAGAGCTTTTCAGAGGAATAGCGTTAGCCACAAAGGCACGAAGACAAAGGACTAATTGTATTCTCTATACAGTAGTAGTCGCTATCCAGTAGAAAATATTCGCGTTTTAATGAAGATAGTCAAAACTATAAAACAAATTCGACAGGTTATTGCTCTGCGGAAGAAACAGGGCAAGCGGATAGGCTTTGTCCCTACCATGGGAGCCTTGCACGAAGGGCACCTATCGCTGATACGGCTGGCTAAGAAGTGCTCTGACTTCGTGGTCGTCTCAATATTTGTGAACCCCACCCAGTTCGGGCTCAAGGAGGACTATAAAAAATATCTCCGGGACCTGAAACGCGATGCGGCGCTTTGCCAAACGGCCGGAGCCGATATGATATTCTCGCCCGCGCCCGAAGAGATATACCCAAAGGGCTTCTCCACCTATGTCAACGTTGTGGGCCTGACCGAGGGGCTATGCGGGGCCTCACGCCCCGGGCATTTTAAGGGCGTGGCCACGGTGGTGGCCAAACTGTTCAACATCGTCCAGCCGGACGTGGCGGTCTTCGGGCAGAAGGACGCCCAGCAGCTGGCGGTCATCAGACAAATGACGAAGGACCTGGACCTGCCGGTGAAAATAATCGGCGCACCCATAGTCCGGGAACCGGACGGCCTGGCCATGAGCTCCCGCAATGTTTATCTGACCCCGGCGGAACGGCAACAGGCAACGGTTTTGCACAGGGCGCTAAAGCTGACGCAACGTTTGGTAAAAAGCGGAAAGCGTGAATCGGGAATTGTGAAACGTGAGATGGAAAAAACGTTGAAACGCGATGCACCGCTAGGGGAGATAGATTATGTTGAGATCGTGGATAGCGAGACTTTGAAACCAGTGAAGAAAATATCCAGACAAACTTTGATTGCTTTGGCAGTTAAGTTTCCCAGTGCAAGATTAATTGATAATGTGGTGATATAATGTTTTCGGAAATAACCGGGTATTATTTTTTTAGTTCTATTATCCAAGTGGAAGCGGCTATATTTTCTATATATGGTTTATTTATAGTATTCAAAATACAAATCTGCAAAGCGAATATTGATACATGTAAGAATTTGTTGTTTATGAAATTCAATAAATTACATATGATTTCTGATTTTGAAAAAAAGAATGATTCGCAAAAGGAGGAATATATTACTGAAAAAGCAAAAAGCGCACCAGATGAGCCAATAGCATACCAATTTAGACAATGGTTGGATAATCAATATTCGATTGCTAAGATAAAAAGCAGTTTTCGATCGCCACTCGTATTACTTATTACAGGGATGATAACAGATGCCGTGGCTTTGATATTTATGCAAACTATTCAAAGGCTTTTTATTTTGGAATCAATATTATATGCAATTTCATTAGGAATATTTATTGTTGCAATTATTCAAATATATCGTAGCATAACTAAAATTATATTAGAGTAAATAAAAATGATTAGAATACTCTGCAAATCCAAGATCCACCGCGCCACCCTAAGCGGAGCCAACCTGCACTATGCCGGCTCCATTGCCGTTGACGAGGCCCTGATGGAAGCGGCCGACATTTTGCCCAACGAGATCGTGCAAGTGGTGAACATCAACAACGGCAACCGTTTTGAGACCTATGTTATCAAGGCGCCCCAAAGGTCCGGCGCCATCACCCTTAACGGGGCGGCGGCGCGCTTGGGCCTGGCCGGAGACAAGGTGATCATCATCTCCTCCTGCTACATGGACGATGCCGAAGCCAAAAAACACAAGCCGAAGATCGTCTGCGTGGACGACAAGAACCGCATCGCCAAAAAGACCAGGCTATGACCAGAGACTGCATCTGCCTGATACTGGCGGCCGGCCAGGGAACCAGGATGAAGTCCGGCCTGGCCAAGGTGCTCCATCCCTTGTGCGGAAAGCCCCTGGTGGAGCATGTGGTCCGCTCGGCCCAGAAGGCCGGGGTCGATCAAACCATCGTGGTGGTAGGGCACCAAGCCGACAAGGTCAAGAAAGCGCTGGCCGGAGTTTCCGTTCAATTCGTTATGCAGCAGCCCCAAAAGGGCACCGGGCACGCGGTGATGCAGGTCCTGCTCATCATAGAGAAATTCGACGGTCAGCTGCTGGTGCTTTACGGCGACGTGCCTCTGATTAAGCCAGAGACCCTAAAAGCACTCTTGGAAAAACATCAGACCGAGCAGAACGCTTGTACCATGCTGACCACGATCATCGACCAGCCCGGTTCCTACGGCCGGATAATCCGCGATCAGAACGGCTCCGTGTCCCGCATCGTGGAAGCCAAGGACGCTTCGTCCAGAGAACTGGCGGTCAAGGAAATAAACCCGGCCATCTATGCTTTTGATAACCGGGAATTGGTGAAGGCCCTGGGACAGCTGAAGCCCAACAACAAGCAGGGCGAATACTATTTGACCGATGTGATCGGGATATTCAAATCAAAAGGAATGAAGATAGCAACCCAGATCGTTACCGACAGCCGGGAAGTGCTGGGGATCAATACGCCCGAAGAACTGGCCGAGTGTGAAAAGTATTTATCTAAAATGGTTTAAGAGGTTTAAAAAGGTTTAAAGGTTTGAAAAAGTCCGGAAATGATTTTGAATATTATTAAGGTTGATATTTCCAATGTCACTTGTTGATCTGAAAAAACGTCCGGCCGGGAAGGGTCGGAAAAGGCTGGTGTTCGCCGCGGTCCTGCTGCTGGTGATCGTCTGCGGGGCCGTGGGCTTTTCGGTCTGCCTGCGCTGGAAGGAGAACAGCCGGATTGAGAAGAAGCGGCGCATTGCCCAGATCCGGGTGCAGGTGCTGAACGGCACCAAGGAATCCGGGCTGGCCCAGAAGATGGCCGACGACCTGCGCCGCTATGGCTTTGACGTGGTGGACATCGCCAATGCCGAGAACGACAGCTTTCCCGAGACGGTGGTGGTAGACCGGGCCGACAACAGCACCGGCAACGCCGTTTACGTGGCCGAGGCCTTAAAATGCATAAACATAATCCCGCAATTAGAATCACGATCATATCTGGAGGTAACAGTAATAATTGGCAAAGACTATAACCGCCCCCAAAAGAAAGGTTTCCTCGGCCGCTTCTAAAACCTTGAGGAAAACCAAAAAAGCAACCCCGGACCGGAAAAAGGCCGTCATCAGGAAGCCGGCGGTCAAAAAAATTGTTCCGCGCAGAAAACTGGTGATCAAAAAAACATTGCCGGTCCAGAAGAAAACAGTCCGGCCGCAGCCCAAACCGGACCAGGTCCGGGAACTGGCAAACGAAATCTCCCGGTTGGCCTTGAGCAAGAAGGCTTTTGACGTCAGCGTGCTGGAGATCAAGGAACTGTCCTCGGTGGCCGATTACTTTGTGATGGCCTCGGGGGCCACCGATATTCAGGTGAGGGCCATCTGCCATGCCATCGAGGACGGCCTGCGGGCCAAGGGCATCAAGCCGCACCACCTGGAAGGCATGGCCGGGGCCACCTGGGTGCTGCTGGATTATGTGGACGTGGTGGTCCATGTGATGCAGCCCCGGGCCCGCGATTATTACGCCCTGGAAGAACTGTGGGCCGACGCCCCCAAGCAGGAAATGAAGGACTGAAGGCTTATGCCCTGCGTCCTTGTCATTGCGAGGGCGGCCAGATTTATAACATACGAAGCAATCCACGAAAATGTTCGGCAAAAAATATTTCGTCTATATCCTGGCCCACAAGCGAAACGGCAGCTTGTATGTCGGAGTTACCAATGATCTAAAACCCAGGGTGGCCGAGCATCGGCAGGGAATACTGCCTGGCTTAACCAAGAAATATAAAATATTTCTGCTCGTATATTATGAAGCACTTGATGAACCAAGACCGGCCATTGCCAGAGAAAAACAGTTGAAGACTGGTTCAAGGGCCAATAAAATCAGGCTGATAAAGGGAATGAACCCCGGGTGGGATGATTTGTTTTGTACGGAGAGATATAAACGGGATTATCAGTTAGATTGCTTCGTCTGTCAGACAGGGTGCAATTCTCGCAATGACGGGTAACAGCCGGATTGCTTCGTCTGCCAAGCAAGGGGCAATCCTCGCAATGACGTGAAGAGCATTATGATCAAACAATACCTGCAAGACCAAATAATCCAGGCGGCTCAAAAAGCCCTCAGCATAAGGCTGGAACCGAAAAGCATTGTGTTGGAGCGTCCCAAGCAGACCGCTCATGGCGATTGGGCCACCAGCATTGCCTTGTCGCTGGCCAAAGAAATGAAGGCCAAGCCCCGGGATATTGCCCAGAAAATTTGCGATTCCCTGGCGTTGGATCCAGGTTTGGTGAGCAAAACCGCGATCGCCGGGCCGGGGTTCATCAATTTTACTCTGGCCTCGGACTGGTTCTACCAAGAATTGACTGAGCTGCTGTCACGAGGAATCAAATACGGGCAATCCCAGGCCGGAAACGGCCAGAAGGCCCAGGTGGAATTCGTCTCCAGCAACCCCACCGGCCCTTTAACCGTGGGCCACGGCCGCGGGGCCGCCATCGGCGACTCGCTGTCCCGGCTGCTGGAAGCCCAAGGCTATCAGGTGACCCGCGAATATTATTTCAACGATGCCGGTCTCCAGATGAAGAAGCTGGCCCAGTCCGTTTTTCTGCGCTACCAGCAGGCGCTGGGCAAAGAGATCGTCTTTCCCGATGACGTCTACCATGGCGATTACATCAAGGAGATCGCCGAAGCCTGCCGCCGGGAAAAGGGCGATAATCTGACCGAGGTCGACCTGGATTACTTCAAGCAAAGCGCGGTGGCGGTGATCTTCGGGGAGATCAAGAAAACGCTGGCCCGGATGGGGATTGTCTTCGACGTCTACTACAACGAAAGCACTCTTTACCAGAGCGGCGAGATCGAAAGCACGCTGCAGGCCCTCAAGGACAAGGGACTGACCTACGAGAGCGAGGGCGCGGTCTGGTTCAAGGCCACCCAGTTCGGGGCCGAGAAGGACCGGGTGCTGCTGCGCTCCACCGGCGAACCCACCTACCGCCTGCCGGATATAGCCTATCACCTGACCAAGTTTAAACGGGGCTTCGACCTGGTGATCGACGTGTTCGGCAGCGACCATCAGGCCACTTATCCCGACGTGTTGGCGGCCCTGGGCGTCCTGGGCTGCGATCCCTCGCGGATTGACGTCCGGATCCACCAGTTCGTCACTTTGATGCGGGGCGGCGAGCAGGTGAAGATGTCTACCCGCAAGGCTACTTATATCACCCTGGACGAGCTGATGGACGAGGTGGGTTCAGACGCGGCCCGTTACTTCTTTTTGATGCGGAGGATGGAGTCGCACCTGGACTTTGACCTGGACCTGGCCAAGAAGAAATCCGACGAGAACCCGGTCTTCTATGTCCAATACGCCCACGCCCGGATCTGCTCGATCATGCAGCATGCGGGGGAAAAAATGGGTGTAAAAGAGGTAAAGGATGGAAAGGTTGTAAAAGAGAAAAGTGATCTGGGCCTGCTGAAACAGCCGGAAGAGATAAAACTGATAAAGTCATTATTGGAATTCCCGGAACTGGTGCAGGGCGCGGCCCAGTCGCGCGAGCCGCACCGCATACCCACTTATCTGCAGGAGTTGGCCGGGATCTTCCACAATTTTTATCACCAGCACCGGGTGGTGACGGATGACCAAAACATTTCCAACGCCCGGCTGGACCTGTGCCAGGCCACGCGCACCGTGATCGCAAACGGGCTGGGGCTTTTGGGGGTTAGCGCCCCGGAGAAGATGTGACCTTAAAAACCAATTACATAGGCCACGACGCCCAATACAAACGCAACAAAGCCGAGGGACTTAACGGCTGGAACGACGAACAGGATTGGAAAGCTTGGGAAGAAGCCCTGGAAAAACTATGCAAGGATCCCGCTTTTCCCAAATCCGGCAAACTTTTGGAACTTGGTTGTGGGGCGGGAGAGGTTTCTCTATATTTTGCGGCAAAGGGCTACCGGGTTTACGGCATAGACATTGCGCCATTGGCTATAGAATGGGCCAGGGAGAAGATCCTTAAAACGAATATAGAGGCAGAATTTGAAACCGGTGATGTCCGGGACTTGGGAATATGGGAAGATGATTTTTTTGACATCGTGATAGACGGGCATTGCCTGCATTGCATTATCGGAGATGACCGGGCTGAGGTGCTCAAGGAAACATACCGGGTCTTAAAGCCCGGCGGCTTGTTCTTTTGCAGCACCATGTGCGGCGAGCTCAAAGACCCGGAAAGTAAACCTTTTTTCAATCCTGAAAACCGTTGTATCATGAGCCGCGATGGGCAGATTGCCACCAGATACATCGGGCTGCCGGAGGATATTTTATGTGAGATAAAAACAGCAGGCTTTAAGATCGTAAAATCAAAAGTTGAAAACAGCAAAGATTTTATATCGCAGGATTTAACTGTTTACGCGACAAAACAATAAATAATCTGGATTCCCGATTTATCGGGAATGACATGAAGGAAAACATGCGCTACAAAGATGCTGGCGTCAATATTGATGCCGGGACCGAATCGGTCCAACGGATAAAAAAAGTGGTCCGCTCCACTTTCACCAAGAACGTGCTGACCGACATCGGCAGCTTCGGGGCCCTGTTTGACGGCTCTCTCAAGGGATACAAACAGCCGGTGCTGGTCTCCTCCTGCGACGGGGTGGGCACCAAGCTCAAGGTGGCCTTAATGGCCAAGCAGCACGGCACGGTGGGCCAGGACCTGGTGAACCATTGCGTCAACGATATCCTTGTCCAGGGGGCAAAGCCCCTGTTCTTCATGGACTACGCGGCCTTCGGGCGGCTGGAGCCGAAGATACTGGAGTCCATAGTCACCGGATTTGCCAAGGCCTGCCGGGAGAACGGCTGTTCCTTGATCGGCGGCGAGACCGCCGAGATGCCCGGCATGTATGCTATCGGCGACTACGACCTGGCCGGGTTCATCGTGGGCGCGGTCGAGAAAAAAAAGCTGATTACCGGACGATCTATCAAACCCGGGGACGTGGTGATAGGGCTTTCCACCAACGGCCTGCAGACCAACGGCTATTCCCTG
Proteins encoded in this window:
- a CDS encoding arginine--tRNA ligase, encoding MIKQYLQDQIIQAAQKALSIRLEPKSIVLERPKQTAHGDWATSIALSLAKEMKAKPRDIAQKICDSLALDPGLVSKTAIAGPGFINFTLASDWFYQELTELLSRGIKYGQSQAGNGQKAQVEFVSSNPTGPLTVGHGRGAAIGDSLSRLLEAQGYQVTREYYFNDAGLQMKKLAQSVFLRYQQALGKEIVFPDDVYHGDYIKEIAEACRREKGDNLTEVDLDYFKQSAVAVIFGEIKKTLARMGIVFDVYYNESTLYQSGEIESTLQALKDKGLTYESEGAVWFKATQFGAEKDRVLLRSTGEPTYRLPDIAYHLTKFKRGFDLVIDVFGSDHQATYPDVLAALGVLGCDPSRIDVRIHQFVTLMRGGEQVKMSTRKATYITLDELMDEVGSDAARYFFLMRRMESHLDFDLDLAKKKSDENPVFYVQYAHARICSIMQHAGEKMGVKEVKDGKVVKEKSDLGLLKQPEEIKLIKSLLEFPELVQGAAQSREPHRIPTYLQELAGIFHNFYHQHRVVTDDQNISNARLDLCQATRTVIANGLGLLGVSAPEKM
- a CDS encoding class I SAM-dependent methyltransferase gives rise to the protein MTLKTNYIGHDAQYKRNKAEGLNGWNDEQDWKAWEEALEKLCKDPAFPKSGKLLELGCGAGEVSLYFAAKGYRVYGIDIAPLAIEWAREKILKTNIEAEFETGDVRDLGIWEDDFFDIVIDGHCLHCIIGDDRAEVLKETYRVLKPGGLFFCSTMCGELKDPESKPFFNPENRCIMSRDGQIATRYIGLPEDILCEIKTAGFKIVKSKVENSKDFISQDLTVYATKQ
- a CDS encoding phosphoribosylformylglycinamidine cyclo-ligase; this encodes MKENMRYKDAGVNIDAGTESVQRIKKVVRSTFTKNVLTDIGSFGALFDGSLKGYKQPVLVSSCDGVGTKLKVALMAKQHGTVGQDLVNHCVNDILVQGAKPLFFMDYAAFGRLEPKILESIVTGFAKACRENGCSLIGGETAEMPGMYAIGDYDLAGFIVGAVEKKKLITGRSIKPGDVVIGLSTNGLQTNGYSLARKILFKKCNYKVITRLPELGATVGEALLKVHPSFLKPVFPLLEKDLIKGMAHITGGGFLENIPRALPEDCNVKIKLGSWPALPIFDVLQQKGKVPRDDMYRTFNMGIGFVLIVAKRDEEQALKMLKTFKTFKPYVIGQVVKGNKKVKLV